A stretch of the Flavobacterium aquiphilum genome encodes the following:
- a CDS encoding sodium:solute symporter, whose product MNSIYDKLTTLDFIIVAVYLVTLLIIGYVVSVKQSKKNETLFMAGNSLNWYNIGFNMWGTNVGPSSLLAFASIGYATGIVAGNFEWYAFVFLLLLAIVFAPRYIASKVSTMPEYMGKRYGDSTQTILAWYAMVKILVSWLSLGLFSGGVLVRQILGIPMWQSVTVLVIFSGIFTFAGGLKAIAKVNVFQMILLIVVSLTLSYLGLQKVGGIDVLISKTPSNFWNLVRPSDDAHYPWPAILLGYPVAAVAFFCTDQSMVQSVLGAKNLEQGQLGVNFIGWLKVLALPLFILPGILCSVLFPELGKNSDLAYMTMVTNLFPSGMNGLVICVMIAVLVGTIGSSLNALSTVFTNDIYVKKINPTASIKEQIKIGRITVAAGCVFAILIAVAIDNIKGQNLFNIFQAVLGFLAPSLSVVFLLSIFWKRTTKRAVNATLSWGSAFSLSVGVLYLWIFPADVYKIWPHFLLISFYIFVVLMVAAVAISLLDKNPETNFISEADVPKTSKRVKILFALLGLVILSLYLIFNGN is encoded by the coding sequence ATGAACAGCATCTACGATAAGTTAACGACCCTTGATTTTATCATTGTTGCTGTTTATTTGGTGACCTTATTGATTATTGGTTATGTGGTGAGCGTCAAGCAAAGCAAGAAGAACGAAACGCTTTTTATGGCGGGAAATTCCCTGAACTGGTACAATATTGGGTTTAATATGTGGGGGACAAATGTGGGACCTTCGTCTTTATTGGCTTTTGCCAGTATTGGTTACGCGACGGGAATCGTGGCCGGAAATTTTGAGTGGTATGCTTTCGTTTTTTTATTGCTTTTGGCCATTGTTTTTGCACCGCGTTACATTGCGAGCAAAGTGAGTACAATGCCCGAATATATGGGAAAACGTTATGGCGACAGTACACAGACGATTTTGGCCTGGTATGCGATGGTGAAAATTTTGGTAAGTTGGTTGTCGTTGGGATTGTTTAGCGGAGGCGTTTTGGTGCGTCAGATTTTAGGAATCCCGATGTGGCAGAGTGTTACCGTTTTAGTGATTTTTTCCGGGATTTTTACATTTGCCGGAGGCTTGAAAGCTATTGCCAAAGTGAATGTTTTCCAAATGATTTTATTGATTGTCGTTTCGCTTACCTTATCATATTTAGGATTGCAAAAAGTGGGCGGAATAGATGTTTTAATATCGAAAACACCTTCCAATTTTTGGAATTTGGTTCGCCCTTCAGATGATGCGCATTATCCGTGGCCAGCTATTTTATTGGGTTATCCAGTAGCTGCAGTAGCTTTTTTCTGTACCGATCAATCGATGGTTCAGAGTGTTTTGGGAGCGAAGAATCTGGAGCAGGGGCAATTGGGGGTGAATTTTATTGGTTGGCTAAAAGTGTTGGCTTTGCCGTTGTTTATTTTACCAGGAATTTTATGTTCGGTTTTGTTTCCCGAGTTGGGCAAAAACTCCGATTTGGCTTATATGACAATGGTGACCAATTTATTTCCAAGCGGAATGAACGGTTTGGTTATTTGTGTGATGATTGCTGTTTTGGTTGGGACAATTGGTTCATCGCTTAATGCTTTAAGTACCGTTTTTACCAATGATATTTATGTAAAAAAAATCAATCCGACAGCCTCGATCAAAGAGCAAATTAAAATTGGTCGTATAACTGTTGCGGCGGGTTGTGTTTTTGCGATCCTTATAGCCGTTGCGATTGATAATATTAAAGGACAGAATTTATTCAACATTTTTCAAGCAGTTTTGGGTTTTTTAGCACCGTCATTGTCGGTAGTTTTTCTGTTGAGTATTTTCTGGAAACGCACCACCAAAAGAGCCGTGAATGCAACGCTTTCCTGGGGTTCGGCTTTTAGTTTGTCTGTTGGAGTTTTATATTTGTGGATTTTCCCTGCCGATGTTTATAAAATTTGGCCTCACTTTTTATTAATATCGTTTTACATTTTTGTGGTTTTGATGGTTGCTGCAGTTGCAATTTCATTACTGGACAAAAATCCCGAAACCAATTTTATCAGTGAGGCCGATGTGCCAAAAACCAGTAAACGAGTGAAAATATTATTCGCTTTATTGGGATTGGTAATTTTGAGTTTGTACCTTATTTTTAATGGTAATTGA
- a CDS encoding NAD(P)H-dependent oxidoreductase, which produces MALLDDLNWRHAVKAYDATKKVAANDLEKILESARLAPTSSGLQPFRVIVVENQDLKEKMVQGALNPEVMRDCSHVLVFAAWDAYTPEKIDKVYDYHTDVRDLPRGRFSSYTDMIKKIYGAQTPEEHFAHTARQTYIALGLAMAQAAELKIDSTPAEGFNNAVVDEILNLKELGLKSVSLLYLGYRDEPKDWLSNMKKVRIPMDEFIIKM; this is translated from the coding sequence ATGGCATTATTGGATGATTTAAACTGGCGACATGCTGTAAAAGCATATGATGCAACCAAAAAAGTAGCAGCGAATGATTTAGAAAAAATTTTAGAATCGGCTCGATTGGCACCTACTTCATCAGGTTTACAGCCTTTTAGAGTAATTGTTGTGGAAAATCAGGATTTGAAAGAAAAAATGGTACAAGGGGCATTAAATCCTGAAGTAATGCGTGATTGTTCTCACGTTTTGGTTTTTGCGGCTTGGGATGCGTACACTCCCGAAAAAATAGATAAAGTATATGATTACCATACTGATGTAAGAGATTTGCCTAGAGGGCGTTTTAGCAGTTATACAGATATGATTAAAAAAATCTATGGAGCACAAACTCCTGAAGAACATTTTGCGCATACCGCTCGTCAAACGTATATTGCGCTTGGTTTGGCAATGGCTCAGGCTGCCGAATTAAAGATTGATTCTACACCGGCAGAAGGTTTTAATAATGCTGTAGTTGATGAGATTTTAAATTTAAAAGAATTGGGATTAAAAAGTGTTTCGTTGCTTTATTTGGGTTATAGAGATGAACCTAAAGATTGGCTTTCAAATATGAAAAAAGTTAGAATCCCGATGGATGAATTCATTATAAAAATGTAA
- a CDS encoding MarR family winged helix-turn-helix transcriptional regulator, whose protein sequence is MQDFNSLQLSQQLCFPLYVVAKEIIGLYRPFLEELDITYSQYLVLMVLWEQQGLTVNQIGEKLYLDSGTLTPLLKRLEKKGFIIRKRKKEDERVVEVFLDKAGLDLKEKACKIPGKLVEKLNLSSNDYIEIKDSIQKIMSKLIS, encoded by the coding sequence ATGCAAGATTTCAATTCGTTACAATTAAGCCAGCAGCTTTGTTTTCCGCTTTATGTTGTGGCTAAAGAAATTATTGGCTTATATAGACCTTTTTTAGAAGAGTTGGATATTACTTATTCACAATATCTTGTATTAATGGTGCTTTGGGAACAACAAGGTTTAACTGTAAACCAAATTGGTGAAAAACTCTATTTGGATAGTGGCACACTGACTCCGTTACTAAAACGCTTAGAAAAAAAAGGTTTTATTATTAGAAAACGAAAAAAAGAAGATGAAAGGGTTGTCGAGGTTTTCTTGGATAAAGCTGGATTAGATCTAAAAGAAAAGGCTTGTAAAATACCTGGAAAGTTAGTAGAAAAACTCAATTTGTCTTCCAATGATTATATTGAGATTAAAGATTCAATTCAAAAAATAATGAGCAAATTGATTTCTTAG
- a CDS encoding alpha-rhamnosidase encodes MQKRFLHFNRLVVFIVMFSSVSLLAQETKPATWIWYPGDFEVWLSNKMQVRRTDREAVFPPLWQYYSPYSLVTFQAEVDIPQPDEVKIYSEGSFQLILDGVQVYGQPKSLKIPAGKHKISFKVYNQEVLPAIYIAGKYVKSDASWKVTDEDKLWIDENGKAQQSGTPWVPVGSWNFDAPEHKPSGFKLTTQPWNAKKTEKIGTGQLVDFGKETFGYIKIHGLKGKGKVALYYGESREEALDTAKCETLDHLSFGGNQPETYTHNGSKAFRYVRVQADPTVKYDSISMLYEYLPLDYRGAFKSSDQELNKIWDVSAYTMHLTSREFFIDGIKRDRWVWSGDAYQSYLMNYYLFFDSASVERTLLALRGKEPVTAHVNIIMDYSLYWFVGVYDYYLHTGDTKFIKTFYPRMKSLMEFCLKRRNANGFLEPLEGDWVFIDWANGLPKTGEVSFEQMLLARSLEAMAVSAKIAGENEDQKQYQKLASDLKTKLFDVFWDKKENVMKHQRIDGKMQDIVTRYANMFGIFFNYFNEEQKQSIKNKVLLNDKILKITTPYMRFYELEALCAMGEQNYVLKEMKNYWGGMLNEGATSFWEEYNPSKKGAEHLAMYGRPYGKSLCHAWGSSPIYLLGKYYLGVKPTAPGYSEYEIKPNLGGLQWMEGKVPTPKGEVSVYCSTKEIKVKAAEGEGKLIFESSSKPKVSSGTITELAKNKYQLTVQPNVEYKISYKVLAK; translated from the coding sequence ATGCAAAAACGTTTTTTACATTTTAATAGATTAGTCGTTTTTATTGTCATGTTTTCTTCGGTCTCTTTGTTAGCCCAAGAAACTAAACCAGCCACTTGGATTTGGTATCCAGGTGATTTTGAAGTTTGGTTAAGCAATAAAATGCAGGTAAGACGTACAGATCGCGAAGCAGTATTTCCACCACTTTGGCAATATTATAGTCCTTATTCTTTGGTAACTTTTCAAGCAGAAGTTGATATTCCGCAACCGGACGAAGTAAAAATATATTCGGAGGGATCTTTCCAATTAATTTTAGACGGAGTTCAGGTTTACGGACAACCAAAATCATTAAAAATTCCTGCCGGGAAGCATAAAATTTCCTTTAAAGTATATAATCAGGAAGTGTTGCCGGCTATTTATATTGCTGGTAAATATGTTAAGTCTGATGCGTCCTGGAAGGTGACCGATGAAGACAAACTTTGGATTGATGAAAATGGAAAAGCACAACAATCCGGTACGCCTTGGGTGCCTGTTGGTTCTTGGAATTTTGATGCGCCAGAGCATAAACCTTCTGGGTTTAAGCTAACAACCCAACCTTGGAATGCAAAAAAAACAGAAAAAATTGGAACTGGTCAATTGGTAGATTTTGGTAAAGAAACTTTTGGTTACATTAAAATTCACGGTTTAAAAGGAAAAGGCAAAGTGGCTCTTTATTATGGCGAGTCTCGTGAGGAAGCACTGGATACTGCCAAATGTGAAACATTAGACCATTTATCTTTTGGTGGAAATCAGCCTGAAACCTACACACATAATGGTTCCAAAGCATTTCGATATGTTCGGGTTCAAGCAGATCCAACAGTAAAATATGATTCTATTTCGATGCTTTACGAATATTTGCCATTGGACTATCGTGGTGCATTCAAATCTTCGGATCAAGAATTGAATAAAATTTGGGATGTGTCGGCTTACACGATGCATTTAACTTCCCGCGAATTTTTTATAGACGGGATTAAACGCGATCGCTGGGTTTGGTCCGGCGACGCTTATCAAAGTTATTTAATGAATTATTATTTATTCTTTGATTCGGCTTCCGTAGAACGAACGCTGTTGGCGCTTCGAGGCAAAGAACCTGTGACAGCTCACGTAAATATCATTATGGATTATTCGCTGTATTGGTTTGTGGGTGTTTACGATTACTATTTACACACTGGCGACACGAAATTTATCAAAACTTTTTATCCACGAATGAAATCATTGATGGAGTTCTGTTTAAAAAGAAGAAACGCAAACGGATTCCTGGAACCATTGGAAGGCGATTGGGTTTTTATTGATTGGGCGAACGGATTACCAAAAACCGGCGAGGTTAGTTTTGAACAAATGCTTTTGGCAAGAAGTTTAGAGGCTATGGCTGTTAGTGCTAAAATTGCAGGTGAAAATGAAGACCAAAAACAGTATCAAAAATTAGCATCTGATTTAAAAACAAAACTATTTGATGTGTTTTGGGATAAAAAAGAAAACGTGATGAAGCATCAGCGTATCGACGGTAAAATGCAGGATATTGTAACTAGATACGCTAATATGTTCGGTATTTTTTTCAATTATTTTAATGAAGAACAAAAACAAAGCATCAAAAATAAGGTGTTGCTCAATGATAAGATTCTTAAAATCACAACACCTTATATGCGTTTTTACGAGTTGGAAGCCTTGTGCGCTATGGGCGAACAGAATTATGTTTTAAAAGAAATGAAAAACTATTGGGGCGGAATGTTAAACGAGGGTGCAACCTCTTTCTGGGAAGAATACAACCCTAGCAAAAAAGGTGCGGAACATTTAGCGATGTATGGACGTCCTTATGGAAAAAGTCTTTGCCACGCTTGGGGTTCTAGTCCGATCTATTTGTTAGGAAAATATTATTTGGGCGTAAAACCAACCGCTCCTGGATATTCGGAATACGAAATCAAACCAAATCTTGGCGGATTGCAATGGATGGAAGGAAAAGTGCCAACGCCAAAAGGGGAAGTAAGCGTATATTGCAGTACCAAAGAAATTAAGGTAAAAGCTGCTGAAGGAGAAGGAAAATTGATTTTTGAAAGTTCGAGTAAACCAAAAGTAAGTTCGGGTACGATTACCGAATTGGCAAAAAATAAATACCAATTGACGGTTCAACCGAATGTGGAATATAAAATTAGTTATAAAGTTTTGGCTAAATAA
- a CDS encoding glycosylase, producing MKNLIKNILIGIVALATVSCATHYKKREITDSVMQEIYNEIKTPYKYGLVMVPTDNSYKMDCPSVFRKDGKWFMTYLIYDGRGYETWLAESNDLLHWKHLGKVMSFSKDESHWDVNQKAGYIALQDYTWGGSYEWKKYDDKYWMSYFGGNTTGYEAGVLSIGMAYSKDVPTKAHEFDRLPNPVLTPKDKDARWWDNSTMYKNSVIEDKERLTGSKFIMYYNARGDSLNPAKGAERISMAVSNDMKTWKRYGNKPLINHHRGISGDAYIQRINDTWVMFYFGAFWTGWNQGAFNRFAVSNDLVNWKEWQGEDLVKSSEPYDNMFAHKSFVVKYNGVVYHFYCAVNKAEQRGIAVATSKDLGKSELNFVAPPEKKEKK from the coding sequence ATGAAAAACTTAATTAAGAATATCCTTATAGGAATAGTAGCTTTAGCTACAGTAAGCTGTGCAACGCATTACAAAAAGCGTGAAATAACTGACTCAGTAATGCAGGAGATTTATAACGAAATTAAAACGCCTTATAAATACGGATTGGTAATGGTGCCAACGGATAACTCATATAAAATGGACTGTCCTTCTGTTTTTAGAAAAGACGGAAAATGGTTTATGACGTATCTGATTTATGACGGAAGAGGTTATGAAACTTGGCTGGCCGAAAGTAATGATTTATTGCATTGGAAACACTTGGGCAAAGTGATGTCCTTTTCTAAAGATGAATCGCATTGGGATGTGAACCAAAAAGCGGGCTATATCGCATTACAAGATTATACTTGGGGCGGTTCGTACGAGTGGAAAAAGTATGACGATAAATATTGGATGAGTTATTTTGGTGGAAACACCACAGGTTATGAAGCGGGAGTTTTATCTATCGGAATGGCTTATTCGAAAGATGTGCCAACCAAAGCACACGAATTTGACCGTTTACCGAATCCGGTTTTAACGCCAAAAGACAAAGACGCTAGATGGTGGGATAACAGTACGATGTATAAAAACTCAGTTATTGAAGATAAAGAGCGCCTCACCGGAAGCAAATTTATTATGTACTACAACGCCCGTGGCGATAGTTTAAATCCTGCTAAAGGTGCCGAGCGTATTTCTATGGCAGTATCGAACGATATGAAAACTTGGAAGCGTTATGGCAATAAACCTTTAATCAATCATCATAGGGGAATATCGGGAGATGCCTATATTCAACGTATTAACGATACTTGGGTGATGTTCTATTTTGGAGCTTTTTGGACGGGTTGGAATCAAGGTGCATTTAACCGTTTTGCCGTTTCGAATGATTTAGTAAATTGGAAAGAATGGCAAGGTGAGGATTTAGTAAAATCTTCGGAGCCTTACGATAATATGTTTGCCCATAAATCATTTGTGGTAAAATATAATGGCGTGGTCTATCATTTTTATTGCGCCGTTAACAAAGCCGAACAAAGAGGAATCGCAGTGGCAACTTCTAAGGATTTAGGGAAAAGCGAATTGAATTTTGTTGCACCGCCGGAGAAGAAAGAGAAGAAATAA
- a CDS encoding glycoside hydrolase family 2 TIM barrel-domain containing protein translates to MFKSIHIHNFLRFRFSILFSLFVTCAIQAQLVTGEPAGVPKIPQKYVDMPWENPMVTSINRQKARATAYSYATVADALEGNRNKSRIKVLNGEWDFKFAKNLKEAPQDFYKSEVQGWNKIEVPSNWELKGYGMAIYKSAVYSFRPVNPPFVPEDDNPIGSYQRKFTVPENWDGMTVTLHFGGVSSAFQVWVNGQFLGYGQDSCNSSEFNITPYLKKGENIVSVRVFRYSDGSYLEDQDHWRLSGIQREVFIMAEPKLRIADFFVQTKLDKKYEDAVFQLRPRLDNFTGDTIKKQTFEVQLYDTQNKPVFEKPLVRKASEIISEVSPRLDKVRFGFFQETIKNPLKWSAEKPNLYTLVMTLKNEDGTTTEVKSCKVGFRSIEFSKENSKMLINGKETYVYGVNHHGHHPVRGEAVNHQDLEEDVKLMKKFNFNFVRTSHFPDDPYFYELCDKYGLMVMDEANLETHGLGGFLSNDPQWTHAYMERMTRMVERDKNHPSIVMWSLGNESGKGPNHAAMAGWTHDYDITRPVHYEPAQGNPRLDGYIDPLDPRYPKTVDHSHRFENPQDEPYVDIVSRFYPGIFTPKFLVDQHKDTRPILFVEYSHSMGNSTGNLKELWDEFRSTPRVIGGCIWDLKDQGLLLKDPKTGQDYFGYGGDFGEKKHDGNFNINGMVAPDGRPKAAMFENKWIYQPAVTTFENNTLLKIHNRQVVQNLSDFIPVIKVLENGTIIKEVVLKPMDVPAGSDLVLDVKSYFPKMKKDSEYFLNIEFQLSKDEFWASKGYAVATDQFLLQKKETQVSLVPSTEKIAVAETPTDFTLKGKEYAIVISKTNGALTSYQYKKEEQVFGPLLPNFTRPLTDNDRKGWKPNKILKQWYNAVPKLTNVAMERMGSEVKISSTYEVIKDSAQVRVDYVIQPSGVIKVNYNLNANTALPKIPKVGMQMGIQKEFDQISWYGKGELENYIDRSFGFTVGKYSLPINQFIEPYVKPQENANRTGVRWMAFSTPQKTKGLLVVNDTKVLSMSAWPFTQQNLNEAKHTFDLKNPGFLTINIDLIQMGVGGNDSWSPVSRPIEKYEIPSGDYQYSFYLVPFAEAKNGLESSLKRFKY, encoded by the coding sequence ATGTTTAAGTCAATTCATATTCATAATTTTTTAAGGTTTCGATTTTCGATACTATTTTCTTTGTTCGTTACTTGCGCAATACAGGCGCAACTCGTTACAGGCGAACCTGCGGGAGTTCCAAAAATTCCACAAAAATATGTAGATATGCCTTGGGAAAATCCAATGGTAACCAGTATCAACAGACAAAAGGCTAGAGCAACGGCTTATTCGTATGCTACTGTTGCCGATGCTTTGGAAGGAAACAGAAATAAAAGCAGGATTAAAGTTTTGAATGGCGAATGGGATTTCAAATTTGCCAAAAATCTAAAAGAAGCACCTCAGGATTTTTACAAAAGTGAGGTTCAAGGTTGGAATAAAATTGAAGTTCCATCCAATTGGGAATTAAAAGGTTACGGAATGGCCATTTATAAAAGTGCCGTGTATTCATTTCGACCGGTTAATCCGCCTTTTGTTCCCGAAGATGACAATCCAATTGGTTCGTACCAACGCAAATTTACCGTACCCGAGAATTGGGATGGAATGACAGTTACGCTTCATTTTGGAGGGGTGAGTTCTGCATTTCAAGTTTGGGTAAACGGACAATTTTTGGGCTATGGACAAGACAGCTGCAATTCGTCCGAATTTAATATCACGCCTTATCTCAAGAAAGGCGAAAATATAGTGTCGGTTCGTGTTTTTCGTTATAGCGATGGTTCGTATCTCGAAGACCAGGACCATTGGCGTTTGAGCGGAATCCAACGCGAAGTTTTTATTATGGCAGAGCCAAAATTACGCATTGCCGATTTTTTCGTGCAAACCAAATTGGACAAAAAATACGAAGATGCGGTTTTTCAATTGCGTCCAAGATTGGATAATTTTACAGGCGATACCATCAAAAAACAAACTTTTGAAGTGCAGTTGTACGATACGCAAAACAAACCCGTATTCGAAAAACCATTGGTTCGAAAAGCTTCAGAAATAATTAGCGAAGTATCACCACGCTTGGATAAAGTGCGTTTCGGATTTTTTCAGGAAACTATCAAAAATCCATTGAAATGGAGTGCCGAAAAACCAAATTTATACACTTTGGTAATGACGCTCAAAAATGAGGACGGAACCACAACCGAAGTAAAAAGCTGTAAAGTTGGTTTTCGTTCTATCGAATTTTCGAAAGAAAACAGCAAAATGCTCATCAACGGAAAAGAGACTTATGTTTATGGAGTCAATCATCACGGGCATCATCCCGTTCGTGGCGAAGCGGTAAACCATCAGGATTTGGAAGAAGACGTGAAATTGATGAAAAAATTCAATTTCAATTTTGTACGAACTTCTCACTTTCCCGACGATCCGTATTTCTATGAATTGTGTGATAAATATGGTTTGATGGTGATGGATGAAGCCAATTTGGAAACCCACGGACTAGGCGGATTTTTGAGCAATGATCCCCAATGGACACACGCTTATATGGAACGAATGACCCGAATGGTGGAACGAGACAAAAACCATCCGAGTATTGTGATGTGGAGTTTGGGTAACGAATCAGGTAAAGGACCCAACCACGCAGCAATGGCCGGTTGGACTCACGATTATGATATTACACGACCAGTGCATTACGAACCGGCACAAGGAAATCCAAGATTAGACGGGTATATTGATCCTTTGGATCCGCGCTATCCCAAAACGGTCGATCATTCGCATCGATTTGAAAACCCACAAGACGAACCTTATGTGGATATCGTGAGCCGTTTTTATCCGGGTATTTTTACACCAAAGTTTTTGGTCGATCAACATAAAGACACAAGACCTATTTTGTTTGTGGAATATTCACATTCAATGGGGAATTCAACCGGAAATTTAAAAGAATTGTGGGATGAATTCCGCTCGACGCCAAGAGTTATTGGCGGTTGTATTTGGGATTTAAAAGACCAAGGATTGCTTCTTAAAGATCCAAAAACAGGACAAGACTATTTTGGTTACGGAGGTGATTTTGGAGAAAAAAAACACGATGGCAATTTTAACATCAACGGAATGGTTGCGCCTGACGGAAGACCAAAAGCGGCGATGTTTGAAAACAAATGGATTTATCAGCCGGCAGTTACCACTTTTGAAAATAATACACTTTTAAAAATTCACAACCGACAAGTGGTTCAAAATTTGAGTGATTTTATTCCGGTGATAAAAGTTTTGGAAAACGGCACTATCATCAAAGAAGTGGTGCTAAAACCGATGGATGTTCCTGCAGGAAGTGATTTGGTTTTGGATGTTAAGTCCTATTTTCCAAAAATGAAAAAGGATTCGGAATACTTTTTGAACATCGAATTTCAACTTTCCAAAGATGAATTTTGGGCTTCAAAAGGCTATGCCGTTGCCACCGATCAGTTTTTGTTGCAAAAGAAAGAAACGCAGGTTTCCTTGGTACCTTCGACAGAGAAAATTGCCGTTGCAGAAACGCCAACCGATTTTACACTCAAAGGGAAAGAATATGCGATTGTAATCAGTAAAACAAATGGAGCCTTAACTTCCTATCAATATAAAAAAGAAGAGCAGGTTTTTGGGCCGTTATTGCCTAATTTTACTAGGCCGCTTACTGACAATGACCGCAAAGGTTGGAAACCCAATAAAATCTTGAAACAATGGTACAATGCGGTACCAAAATTGACTAATGTGGCAATGGAGCGAATGGGCAGTGAAGTCAAAATCAGCAGTACTTATGAAGTCATTAAAGACAGCGCCCAAGTTCGGGTTGATTACGTAATTCAGCCGAGTGGGGTTATTAAAGTCAATTATAATTTGAATGCCAATACAGCCTTGCCAAAAATTCCAAAAGTGGGAATGCAGATGGGAATTCAAAAAGAATTTGACCAAATTTCGTGGTACGGAAAAGGCGAATTGGAAAACTATATCGATCGCAGTTTTGGTTTTACCGTTGGAAAATATTCGTTGCCGATTAATCAATTTATCGAGCCGTATGTAAAACCACAAGAAAATGCTAACCGTACAGGAGTTAGATGGATGGCATTCTCGACGCCACAAAAGACCAAGGGATTATTAGTTGTAAATGACACAAAGGTTTTGAGTATGAGTGCGTGGCCTTTTACACAGCAAAATTTAAACGAAGCCAAACATACTTTCGACCTTAAAAACCCGGGATTTTTAACGATAAATATCGATTTAATCCAAATGGGAGTGGGTGGAAATGACAGTTGGTCGCCTGTGTCAAGGCCTATAGAAAAATATGAAATTCCTTCGGGAGATTATCAATACAGTTTTTATTTAGTCCCTTTTGCGGAAGCGAAAAATGGATTAGAAAGCAGTTTGAAGAGATTTAAGTATTAG